TTTGGGTCCCTTTTTAGCTTGGAtcaaaggagaaaaaacCACGATACCCGCTCGTAGAGAGTGATTTGGCAGAGTgtaaaaacaagaatatattataatatattatatatggAGGAAGTATATGTGTTGTAAGTGAAAAAGCCGGTCCTCAGAACTTGGCCCGGATGTCTCGTTCTGATCCGTAGACAACGTAGCCCTCCTGGGAGACGCTTGCCATTATGCGGCCCGACTGCGTGTCGAAGTACTTGCCCTGCACGAGGTGCTTGTCCCAGTGGGACCTCGGGTTGGAAATCTTGAGATGGATCCAGCTGTTCACGTGTGGCAGCTGGTGGAAGTAGATCGTGTGGTCAAGGGAAACGCTGAAACTGTGGCAGTACAGGGGCAGGTTGTGGAAGTACGGGATCGTGAGCAGGAGGTACGAGTCCGAGAGATATGCAAAGGCAACGTAGTTGTAGCGGGCGTCATTTTCGGGGGTAATGCTCTTGGGGATTCGGTACGGATGGTGTTTGGACAAAGAGGACTCGTCAGCTGCGTGTTCGACCGTAGTGACGTGCGGTCTCACTTTGACGAAGTAATCCAGTTCGTCCGTGTGTCTTGCCGAGTAGAACATGTCCTTGGGGAAGAGGTACTCCATGACGCCGTACTGGAACGCGTCCACGTACTTGCTCATGGAAGCTGCATCCTGGAACCTGTCAGACAGGGCGGCGTAGCGACTCAGTTTCTGTGGGCTCAGGACTTCTTTTTGGAAGAGTGAAGAAGCCTCTTCGTACCGGTGCGGATCCGGCTGCTTGCCCTCCAGACCAGCGATGGTCTCCCAATGCTGCAGGGAGTCGTGCTCCATAGAGCGCTTGACGGCAAAAAGGATCATCGAGGTGAAGATCAACTTGTCGTGCTGGTAGGCACTGACTTGCTTATGGATGAAATTTCTGCCGTTTCGCAAGTTCTGCACATGGTACGTGATCTTGGCCCGCGGGTCGCCACCCTTGATGAAGTACGAGTGTAGCGAGGTCGGGAAGAAGTTCGATGGCACGGTATACAGCGATGCCAGCAGCGATTGTGACACCAGCGTGCCACCAAACGTGCCCTTTGATCCTACGGGCGCAGCTGGCAGGCATCTCGTGACAAAACTGGTGGGCGAGAGCGGGGTCAATTCTAGTATTTTCTCTAGGTTGGACATGGCCATCTTGGAAGCACTCATTCTTGTCCGGTTCTGTCTTGGCCTTGTCTTGTCCCTGGTGAACGATGATTGAAGCCCTTTTCTGGTTTATATACAGTAGACGTGGTTTTTTATTACAGACCCAGGCTCGGTGTTTATGCCGTCACTTCCGGTGAGATGCTATCAAGGCTCTTCCCCCAGTTGGGGTAGTTAGAACTGGGATGGAGCAATGCTTATTTGTTGATTGGGCCGATCTACGTAGACTATATTCCACTGTTATACATGACTAATATGTAAACCGGAGCAGCAAGGACCCGAGCCTCACAGCTCGGATTCCAGCGTGTCGGGCCTTAGTTCCTCCCAGGGAATGATGGTTCTTGCCGCACGCTTCAGCCGGCGGCAAGaaccatcatcatcgtcgtcggTGTTGTGGTCTTGGCTAGTCGACAAGGTTGGGGAGCTGGACTTCCCCCGTTTCATGGACCTTGTGACCATCATAGTTGGTGGTGGCGCGGACTTCTTGCGCTGCTTGACATTGACATGGACTTCGTCCATGTCATGCAAGAGAGTGGTGCCATTCAAGGACACGTCCGGCCGATCGTAGACGTGGCGTGCGTTTTCTCGAAATGTCGCCTCCAGGGAGATCTGTCTGGCTTGCAAAACCTGCATATCTTTGGACAGGGACAGCAGCACTTTCTGTATGTCCTCCAGTTGACTACCGACGTTGTAGAGCATCTCTTGCGTGCACCTCATCGACTTTTCCGTCTCATGCTGCTTACCTGTGACGTGTCGCGTAATCTTGGAGTTGTACCTGCTCAGTTCTTCCACCAAGACCTGTCTGTCGCCGATGCTTGGCTTCACCCTCTTTTCATCGCTTCTCGATAGCAACGACGAAGACACTTTGCCCAGTTGGCTTTCAATCTGGGAACCCAAATCCTTTATCAACGCTTTTACGTTTCCTGAAAAACATGGTTGTTAGTAGATATACCCCCCAGAAGGGAACgaaataatgaaataaaattaAAGGTGTGCACATTCTGTCCGATACAAACCGTCCGTAGCTCCATCTTGCTCTAGTAGCTGATTGAATTTGTCTAGCGACTTACATAACGTCCTggaattttcattcaagaCCTTGATGAGTTTATCTGAGTTTTCTCTTAGCTCCATACTCTCTAGTTCCAGCTTACCTGCCCATTCCAATATCTGCTTGTCAGATTCCTCCAAAGCGCCGGTATTCGTCACTTTCCCACTATGAGGGAATATAGATCTGAATGGTGATGATGTCTCCGTGATCATCAACGACCGCTCGGAATTGGTCTCCGAGACGTCTGTGGAGACCTCGTCCGTTCTAGCTCGACTGTCCATTTTTACCAGCTTTGGTTACAGGTCTGCAATATCCTTCTTTTGCCTTCTTTActgttcttgttgtttttcCCTTTATATTGTGAAAGGGCTATTATgcgtaaaaaaaaaatactattgATCTTACGTGTTACTTTTAAAGATGAGCCAACAAGCAAGCTGcaagacaaaaaagaacaaaccACCGTGCTCAATGTCGCCAATACTAAAGGAGTACTTGAATAAAAGAGTCGTTATAATCAAAGTTGACGGCCAGTGTCTCATAGCAAGCTTAAACGGCTTTGACAAAAATACTAACTTATTCATATCGGACGTTTTCAACCGTATAGATAAAGAGTTCATCTGCAAGGCTCAGTTACTTCGAGGCAGCGAAATCGCACTTGTTGGTCTCATAGACTCCGAAAACGACGACAGCTTGGCACccattgatgaagaggGGGTACCGAAGCTAAAAGACACCAGGAatataattgaaaatgagCATGTAATATGGGGAAAAGTTtatgattcaaaaaaagaatagtTATAATAGTGATAATAACAACGTATATAGAAATACATAAGCAACATAGGCAATCAAGCATCGGTCCCTCTCACCAAgtgcttcttttcttctccaatgCCACAGTCGGGAGGAATCCCCATTTTGTACATCTTTATAGCCAGTTCCATCAAATAATCGATGGCTTCGTTGAATATCTTGACCTTATCGATAGTGGGGCCCCAGACAAAAATGCCATGTCTTCTCACTATCACAGCGCATGTATCCGGATACTCTGCAAAAGTCTTGTGCAAGTCATCAATCAACTCATCTTCATGCGCcatattttcaatgatgGGAATCTTCAACGTATCGAAAAACGATAACGCTATAGGTTTCCCAGTCACAGGGTCCACCTCCCCACTTGGAAGCGCCTTGATCTGTTCAATGTTAGCAATTCTGAACTCGTCACCAAAAATCAAGGAGCACATTACAGCATTTTGGGAATGCGTATGTATTATGGCACCTgcatctttcttttgatagCATGCTAAGAACAATGGGGTGCATGCGCTTGGCCTATACAGTTCGGGAGCTCGCAAATACTCTAAAGTCTGAGCGTCCATGACAAACAAATCATCAGGAGTCATTTGCTCCTTCTGCACCCCGGATGGTGCGAGATAGTAACGATTTGTCTCGGAGTCCTTTATTGAGATACCTCCGCCAGTTCCAGTACACCAGTTATTGTGGAAAAACTGCTTGCAGAGAGTGCAGATGAGGTTTGCAGGGTGGTGTGGATCATCAGAGCGTATTAAAACATCGTCTAAAGACATGGCCATTCACCGGGTTTTCTTATAGATTGTAGTCCTTGaatgtttcctttttgatGAATGGATGCTGTagttcattgaaaaatttaaagTGGGCACCGCATCGCAGTACCGCAATCGTACGTAACAAGAGGCCTATAAAATTACAGATGACAGCTTATCCGCGATACCTAATTAGATTGAGGACGTGCGTAGTTCAAAGTCTTGCAATGGAAAcatgttcttttttcaacatcattTTCGAAATCCAAAATGGCCTCCTTCACTTGCGTGCCCAAATCTAACATTTGCAGTTCACTTTCATGGACAACTTGGCGACAATTCGAACAATACCATCTCACCTTATCGTTTTCTCCGCCAGGCCTGTCTTGTTCCACAACAATACCTATGGTATCAGCGAATCGAACGGGACTGTGAGGAACATTCCCGGGCAATAAATACGAATCGCCTTCATTGATGCTAATATCAATGAACTTTGACTTGGCATCAGTCTCGTCCACAACCTTCAACAGCATAGATCCCTTTTTCTGATAAAACCATTCAGGGGTTGGATTAATATGATAATCAGTTCTTTCATTGGGTCCACCAACGATCATCACAGTGAATCCCCCTCTGTGCAGGCAATAATTATTGACTGGTGGCTTCAATAgatcttcattttcttccaacCACTTGTCAATATTTATCGGTGTAGTGTTAAACATCTTTAATCTGTTTTATTCCGGTGGTGTGTGCTATCTCAATTAATTGCAACTTGTTCTTGTGAAGAGAATAAAGAAGAATCTTTTACGTcagatttttcactttgCCAAATACTTTTCAGTGACTCACCATTTATCCTGACGCCGGCACAAAAGCAACCGTTGGATTGCCGTAATGACACTCTGGATGCCCACGAACTTCCACCGAACACTAGGAGACACCTACGTAAATGCCGATACCCGTTCAGGAGCACAAGTGTCAGtgacagaaaaagaatggcACTCTTGACGTTGAAAATATGCTCGCGTAAATTTATGAAGGTAATTCGGCGACAGAAATAGCAATAAAAAGCTTCAAATAGTGGTCCGAtcattatatatatgagtTAGTGTATTGGgggttttttttacaaaatttttgtcGTTACGTAAGATTATTAAGGTGAGAATACAATTAGCAGCATGCATTGGATTGTTATGATGAGTTGAAGGGCATGATCAATTTATGAACGTGATTTGCAACGTCTTGATCTCTGAATTCTAGCAAATACGCTCCCGTCTGATCTGAAAATGTCAATCCTGTCCTTCCGAGCCTTTTTAGGTCGTGAAGACGAGCTGTATATTCTCTAGGGTTCAACGTCCCCTCAGCGTCAGAAAAAATCACAAATTTTATTGCAACCACAACTCCTTTATAGTCCtgagaaaatatatcagTAAAACCTAACCGAGATGGTTTCCAAATATTACACTTAGTCTTAACGTGCTGCCTCACTTTAATGGAAGATAACAAAAGTGAGGAATTTATAATTTCggatgaatttttcatactACCCAATTCTGAATTCTCCGTCGATGATCTCGTCACATTTCGACTGAAAcacgaagatgaagatatggTTGATAACGTTCTTGCGGTGGTAGAGGGAGAGAGAGATAGTGCTTGACTATTCTGTAATTGATACTGTAACACGCTCATTAACTTGGGAGCCTGTGCACAACGTACAGACAGCGTGAGATCGTGAACTATTTCAAATGCACTAACTTTGAAATCCGAAGAAGGTATCTGGAGTTGAACGTCTTGCGCTGTCGACCTGTTGCATTTCCAACTGGATTCTAATTTGACAACAAATTTACActtatctttttcaaagtctttATATATGATTAATAAGGTCTCGTTATTATTGGACAAAATTAGAGACAGACACATTATGTCTTTACTCAATGGCATCCATGATTTTCCATTCCAGAGAGAAACCTTAACAAAGTCGTTTTCGAAGAACACCACACTGCTAGATGTGTTCAGACTTGATGGAAATGGCACATACTCTTCATAAGCGTCATTATTGCAAGAATTTGTCGATACCGGGATAGGTGATGGTTGATTATCTTCTAAACCGAACAACGCGCTAGAATGATTTTTGGAAGTATCAAGAATtaaattctttttgtttcttgaaaatataCTCAATAGGGATGAAGATTTGTGCCGATATAAAGCTGGCTTATAGTAATCAACATCTGGATCAAATGAAGTTTTCTCACATCTATCCTTTTCGTCGTCAGAGATTATActttcaacatcatcaaCTTCCGATGCGACACTCTCTACTAATTCCGGAGAGACGCTCTCCAAGCTAAATATTTGAGAAGCCGATCTAACGTTTTTTAAAGTGGGCGTATCCATAAATTTAGGCGAAAGAGGTACTTGCATGCTTCTATCTAATTCAATTAGCTTCTCACAACTTAGAGATTCAATATCTTTCAACGAGGTGTCAATGTCTGAATCATTGTCGGCCACTACCTTTTGATTCGAAATGGAGTTTGActctccttcaaaaaaaccTTCGGAGGTCTCTATTAAGGACGACAGACTGTCCGATAGAGGGGTTGATCTATGCAAAGTAGAGCTCCTATGCGCTAtgtttgatgttttcatcgAGGCAGTAGACGTATAGACCATTTCTTTAGAGGGGGTGCGTTTGAATTCGTTTCGTCCTGCACAAGACTTTCGCGAAgaatcatcatttttgtaGCCAATGTATTTATTCACTACCGTTCGATCAAAAAGATCTCTAATAGCATCTCGCCAATGTGCTTGCCATTGAATAGGATCCTTGCAGGTCAGCTTCAGCACCATGCCATTGTCTATCGACGTTTGCAGTTTGACTCCGTTATCGCCAACTTTAATTATATGAAGATTCCCAGATCCGAATGTTTGAAATAACAACGACCTACCGACGTCCATTAAGTCATGGTTCCCGGATTCAAGGGCTTGGAATAGGTTATCAACAGTTTGTAATGTATATGGCATCTCACCAGAAAGAACCTCGAAAATGGCCATTTCGCCATTAGTTAACTCAAAGACTTCAACTAGCTTGTTattcatcttcaacttttctATGTCCAGCCGAAAGTAGGCCTTCTTGATATGTTGCTTCAAATCAATTGGCTGAGAGTCCATCAAAGGAAGTTCACGTGACATAATGTCACGGGCGTTACCGTATCTCAGTGAGTTACAGCTCATAGAGTTAtaacaatttttgaattgatGTATAAATGCATTGATTAAGGAACCAAGTCGCATTTCTTTTGTCACATTATGAATGTCCCTCAATTTATAATAGACCTTGAATAGTAGTATGGCAAAATGCTTTTGCGAATTCATCCTAAAGTATGGCATATCTATATCGAGAAGTAAACGCATACAGCCAAATAAAAGACTGTGATATAGATCTAATATCTGCACTTCTGCGAATAAGCTATTGTGAGGATTCGCTGCAGATTGAGATAAAGATACAATGTGATAAGCTTCAGCATGTTTTCTCAAAATGCACTTCAAGCAACTGCTGATTTTGCCCATTTCGCCACCAACTTTAACCATTGGGTCTAAACTCGAACCATGATATTTGCTATGGGACTCACAGATAACGAGCAATCTTTTCAACACAGTCTGGAAGCTCGCTTCTTCCTTATTGAATGAATCCATATTGGTATACGCACAATCCTGGTTAGCTTGCTTTTTACTATTGAGGAAACTTGTATCTGAAGCTGCAGTCCATGAAGAGTAATAAGTCACTAGATGAGGTGAAGTCGAAGAGAAATCTTCATAGGggtacatttttttttcagatggagtgaaatttcatttgaaattattcTCGAAGCTTTCATGCCATTCGTGGCACGAAAAAATGCCCTGTCGCGTTTTTTTCCTGGCGTTATGCGACGcgttaaaaaaaagaatgatgaaagaaagcatAGCGCCAATATTTGATATTTAATCGAAATCTACTATATAAGGCATTTATCTCCAATCCATAGGCCCCCCAAAAAGTTTATTCTTCTGAGTCTTTCGACAGTGTTACGCTAATATTTATATCCtcgttttgaatttctcttttggAGATAATCAGTTCTTGCAACTGCCTTTCTACTGCGGGATCCTCTACATATTTGTTAAATACATTCAGGATCCTCAGGAAAGTCTCGTTACTTGCAACACCTTCCTTTAGTTgatgcaaaaaaatcttggaaaGTACGGACAAAATGTCAGTGATTCGTTTCATTTTAACAGTTTGGATTTCATCCAATTCGAAAATTGGTAATAACCCAGTTTCTACTAGGGTGTCCAGCGCAACTTCTTCCGTACGAAGTAAGCTTATTGGAGATAATAGGAG
Above is a window of Saccharomyces kudriavzevii IFO 1802 strain IFO1802 genome assembly, chromosome: 10 DNA encoding:
- the LSM8 gene encoding U4/U6-U5 snRNP complex subunit LSM8 (similar to Saccharomyces cerevisiae LSM8 (YJR022W); ancestral locus Anc_5.130) — its product is MSPILKEYLNKRVVIIKVDGQCLIASLNGFDKNTNLFISDVFNRIDKEFICKAQLLRGSEIALVGLIDSENDDSLAPIDEEGVPKLKDTRNIIENEHVIWGKVYDSKKE
- the MDE1 gene encoding methylthioribulose 1-phosphate dehydratase MDE1 (similar to Saccharomyces cerevisiae MDE1 (YJR024C); ancestral locus Anc_5.129) translates to MSLDDVLIRSDDPHHPANLICTLCKQFFHNNWCTGTGGGISIKDSETNRYYLAPSGVQKEQMTPDDLFVMDAQTLEYLRAPELYRPSACTPLFLACYQKKDAGAIIHTHSQNAVMCSLIFGDEFRIANIEQIKALPSGEVDPVTGKPIALSFFDTLKIPIIENMAHEDELIDDLHKTFAEYPDTCAVIVRRHGIFVWGPTIDKVKIFNEAIDYLMELAIKMYKMGIPPDCGIGEEKKHLVRGTDA
- the REC107 gene encoding Rec107p (similar to Saccharomyces cerevisiae REC107 (YJR021C); ancestral locus Anc_5.131), encoding MDSRARTDEVSTDVSETNSERSLMITETSSPFRSIFPHSGKVTNTGALEESDKQILEWAGKLELESMELRENSDKLIKVLNENSRTLCKSLDKFNQLLEQDGATDGNVKALIKDLGSQIESQLGKVSSSLLSRSDEKRVKPSIGDRQVLVEELSRYNSKITRHVTGKQHETEKSMRCTQEMLYNVGSQLEDIQKVLLSLSKDMQVLQARQISLEATFRENARHVYDRPDVSLNGTTLLHDMDEVHVNVKQRKKSAPPPTMMVTRSMKRGKSSSPTLSTSQDHNTDDDDDGSCRRLKRAARTIIPWEELRPDTLESEL
- the RBH2 gene encoding Rbh2p (similar to Saccharomyces cerevisiae YJL181W and YJR030C; ancestral locus Anc_1.157), whose product is MDSFNKEEASFQTVLKRLLVICESHSKYHGSSLDPMVKVGGEMGKISSCLKCILRKHAEAYHIVSLSQSAANPHNSLFAEVQILDLYHSLLFGCMRLLLDIDMPYFRMNSQKHFAILLFKVYYKLRDIHNVTKEMRLGSLINAFIHQFKNCYNSMSCNSLRYGNARDIMSRELPLMDSQPIDLKQHIKKAYFRLDIEKLKMNNKLVEVFELTNGEMAIFEVLSGEMPYTLQTVDNLFQALESGNHDLMDVGRSLLFQTFGSGNLHIIKVGDNGVKLQTSIDNGMVLKLTCKDPIQWQAHWRDAIRDLFDRTVVNKYIGYKNDDSSRKSCAGRNEFKRTPSKEMVYTSTASMKTSNIAHRSSTLHRSTPLSDSLSSLIETSEGFFEGESNSISNQKVVADNDSDIDTSLKDIESLSCEKLIELDRSMQVPLSPKFMDTPTLKNVRSASQIFSLESVSPELVESVASEVDDVESIISDDEKDRCEKTSFDPDVDYYKPALYRHKSSSLLSIFSRNKKNLILDTSKNHSSALFGLEDNQPSPIPVSTNSCNNDAYEEYVPFPSSLNTSSSVVFFENDFVKVSLWNGKSWMPLSKDIMCLSLILSNNNETLLIIYKDFEKDKCKFVVKLESSWKCNRSTAQDVQLQIPSSDFKVSAFEIVHDLTLSVRCAQAPKLMSVLQYQLQNSQALSLSPSTTARTLSTISSSSCFSRNVTRSSTENSELGSMKNSSEIINSSLLLSSIKVRQHVKTKCNIWKPSRLGFTDIFSQDYKGVVVAIKFVIFSDAEGTLNPREYTARLHDLKRLGRTGLTFSDQTGAYLLEFRDQDVANHVHKLIMPFNSS
- the BNA1 gene encoding 3-hydroxyanthranilate 3,4-dioxygenase (similar to Saccharomyces cerevisiae BNA1 (YJR025C); ancestral locus Anc_5.128), which codes for MFNTTPINIDKWLEENEDLLKPPVNNYCLHRGGFTVMIVGGPNERTDYHINPTPEWFYQKKGSMLLKVVDETDAKSKFIDISINEGDSYLLPGNVPHSPVRFADTIGIVVEQDRPGGENDKVRWYCSNCRQVVHESELQMLDLGTQVKEAILDFENDVEKRTCFHCKTLNYARPQSN
- the TES1 gene encoding palmitoyl-CoA hydrolase (similar to Saccharomyces cerevisiae TES1 (YJR019C); ancestral locus Anc_5.133), coding for MSASKMAMSNLEKILELTPLSPTSFVTRCLPAAPVGSKGTFGGTLVSQSLLASLYTVPSNFFPTSLHSYFIKGGDPRAKITYHVQNLRNGRNFIHKQVSAYQHDKLIFTSMILFAVKRSMEHDSLQHWETIAGLEGKQPDPHRYEEASSLFQKEVLSPQKLSRYAALSDRFQDAASMSKYVDAFQYGVMEYLFPKDMFYSARHTDELDYFVKVRPHVTTVEHAADESSLSKHHPYRIPKSITPENDARYNYVAFAYLSDSYLLLTIPYFHNLPLYCHSFSVSLDHTIYFHQLPHVNSWIHLKISNPRSHWDKHLVQGKYFDTQSGRIMASVSQEGYVVYGSERDIRAKF